From Thalassococcus sp. S3, one genomic window encodes:
- a CDS encoding DUF1636 family protein, with amino-acid sequence MDVTGRGVPGVGSDAAPRHLTFVPLLMGLKNMRDETVPATELLICTKCRRGQEVGDDAVRPGAALHRELSETGLPEGIRLTEVECLSNCSQGCTIALRGPGRWTFVFGNLHETNHLDTIRDGAARYRDTPDGLVPWRERPEHFRKNCIARIPPMEAQNV; translated from the coding sequence ATGGACGTAACCGGACGGGGTGTTCCGGGTGTCGGGAGCGATGCTGCCCCCCGCCATCTGACCTTCGTCCCATTGCTGATGGGACTGAAAAACATGCGTGACGAAACGGTGCCAGCAACCGAATTGCTGATCTGTACGAAATGCCGACGCGGACAGGAGGTGGGCGACGATGCCGTCCGCCCCGGCGCCGCTCTTCACCGCGAGCTGAGCGAGACCGGTCTGCCCGAAGGGATCCGGCTGACCGAAGTGGAATGCCTCTCCAACTGCTCGCAGGGTTGCACGATCGCGCTGCGCGGGCCGGGCCGCTGGACCTTTGTCTTTGGCAACCTGCACGAGACCAACCATCTCGACACGATCCGCGATGGCGCCGCACGCTACCGCGACACGCCCGACGGCCTGGTGCCCTGGCGCGAACGTCCCGAACATTTCCGCAAAAACTGCATCGCCCGTATCCCGCCCATGGAGGCCCAGAATGTCTGA
- a CDS encoding efflux RND transporter periplasmic adaptor subunit, whose amino-acid sequence MAHAKKRSRLILTALALLLVGGGLAAAFWPRPTLVDLGEVRRGAMQVTIAEEGRTRVRDTYIVSTPLAGRLQRVELEPGDPVERGQTIVAHMLPTNPAALDVRTREQARAAVNAAQAALLVARADLNAAVASRDLAESELDRTRRLAEREIASAAALDQAKRTFRVSAAEVETAEAAIAMRQADLANAQAELISFDDMGLAAALDGARNDDIPLVAPASGRVLQVIQQSETTLPAGAPVIEIGDVRGDLEIVVDLLSTDAVQVSVGDPVRIEDWGGADVLDGEVSRIDPFGVTEFSALGVEEQRVNTVIQFTSDPDTFDGLGHGFRVEAQIVVWQAEDTLIVPASALFRTGTDWAVFVAENGTAQRRIVEIGRNNGIEAELLSDLPEGMQVVLYPSAGLEDGARVAQRTLN is encoded by the coding sequence ATGGCCCATGCAAAGAAACGCAGCCGCCTGATCCTGACCGCCCTGGCGCTTTTGTTAGTGGGTGGGGGGCTCGCCGCGGCCTTCTGGCCCCGCCCGACCCTTGTGGATCTGGGTGAGGTGCGCCGGGGCGCGATGCAGGTCACCATCGCCGAAGAGGGGCGCACACGTGTGCGCGACACCTACATCGTTTCCACGCCGCTCGCCGGACGCCTGCAGCGCGTGGAACTGGAACCCGGCGATCCGGTCGAGCGCGGACAGACCATCGTGGCCCATATGCTGCCGACCAATCCGGCCGCCCTTGACGTGCGCACCCGCGAACAGGCGCGGGCCGCCGTCAACGCCGCGCAGGCCGCGTTGCTGGTTGCACGCGCTGACCTGAACGCAGCCGTTGCAAGCCGGGACCTCGCAGAATCGGAGCTTGACCGCACCCGTCGTCTGGCCGAACGCGAGATTGCTAGCGCCGCCGCGCTTGATCAGGCCAAGCGCACCTTCCGCGTCTCCGCCGCAGAGGTTGAGACCGCCGAGGCCGCCATTGCCATGCGGCAGGCCGATCTGGCCAACGCGCAGGCCGAATTGATCAGCTTTGACGACATGGGGCTGGCCGCCGCACTCGATGGGGCGCGCAACGATGACATCCCGCTTGTGGCCCCGGCCAGCGGGCGGGTCCTGCAGGTCATCCAGCAATCCGAAACCACCCTGCCCGCTGGCGCCCCGGTGATCGAGATCGGAGATGTGCGCGGGGACCTTGAGATCGTGGTCGATCTGCTCTCGACCGACGCCGTGCAGGTCTCCGTCGGAGATCCGGTGCGGATCGAGGATTGGGGCGGTGCCGATGTGCTGGATGGAGAGGTCTCCCGCATCGACCCGTTCGGCGTGACCGAATTCTCCGCCTTGGGGGTCGAGGAGCAGCGGGTGAACACCGTGATCCAGTTCACCAGCGATCCCGACACCTTCGATGGCCTGGGCCACGGCTTTCGCGTCGAGGCGCAAATCGTCGTCTGGCAGGCTGAGGATACGCTGATCGTCCCGGCCAGCGCGCTTTTTCGGACCGGCACGGACTGGGCCGTCTTCGTGGCCGAGAACGGCACCGCGCAACGCCGGATTGTCGAGATTGGCCGGAACAACGGGATCGAGGCGGAGCTGTTGAGCGACCTGCCAGAGGGCATGCAGGTCGTTCTCTACCCGTCCGCCGGGCTGGAAGACGGCGCGCGGGTCGCACAACGCACGTTGAACTAG
- a CDS encoding ABC transporter permease: MSPLDRKLFRDLWRMKGQALAIAVVIGMGVAMLVMMTGLVASLEETRDAYYDRYRLADVFAPVTRAPEHLLPELAAIPGVSTVEGRVTGEALIDLPALDVPVQARAISLPDLREPGLNALVLTDGRMLGPVRSDDILLLDSFALAHGLAPGDEMAATMNGARRTFQIVGLVKSPEFIYTTAPGELIPDDARFGVIWMSQSALAAAYDMDGAFNEAILSLSRSANEAAVQDAVDRLLDPYGGTGAYPLADQLSNTFLNEEIAGLRTSAAGIPPVFLAVAAFLLYIVTSRMVQSEREEIGLMKAFGYTDMEVGAQYLKLVLIIALGGAVLGSALGIYWGRALINLYTQYFKFPFLVFRLDPQSFVTGVGVSVAAASAGGILVLRSVFALTPAAAMRPPAPPDFSRLRGVGQMLSQWLDQPSRMVLRRMTRQPMRMAGAVVGIASGMALSVAMLTIYAGFDRTFDQTFNTVDRSDIMVSFTHAVSDKTIFELQRMPGVHQVEPIRVVPAILSNGLLEHRGAINGMPRQAELNRALDRNVVPIEMREDGIVLSTTLANKLQIGPGEILTVDVREGRQPLLELPVAAVADSLLGAPAYMEIEALNRALREPNRVSGAYLAIDEAEARPIYAALKDMPTVAGVSLKSDAEVAFQRLTESGAGAIRYVMGTIAFVITFGIVYNAARIAFAERARDLASLRVIGFTKGEAAFVLLGELAIVTLIALPLGSVMGYYLSFVVAEGFSSELYSVPAFFDPESYGVAALVVIGAAVASGLLVKRDIDRTELVLALKTKE, encoded by the coding sequence GTGAGTCCGCTGGATCGCAAACTGTTCCGCGACCTCTGGCGCATGAAAGGGCAAGCACTTGCCATTGCGGTGGTGATCGGCATGGGCGTCGCCATGCTGGTGATGATGACCGGCCTCGTCGCCTCTCTGGAAGAGACGCGCGATGCCTATTACGACCGGTACCGGCTCGCCGATGTGTTCGCCCCGGTCACCCGCGCGCCCGAACATCTTTTGCCCGAGCTGGCGGCGATCCCCGGTGTCTCGACTGTCGAGGGGCGCGTCACCGGGGAGGCGCTGATCGACCTGCCCGCGCTCGACGTGCCGGTGCAAGCCAGGGCCATCTCCCTTCCCGACCTGCGGGAGCCGGGCCTGAACGCGCTGGTTCTCACCGATGGCCGCATGCTGGGCCCGGTGCGCAGTGACGACATCCTGCTGCTCGATTCCTTCGCTCTGGCACATGGCCTCGCCCCCGGAGACGAGATGGCCGCGACAATGAACGGCGCACGCCGCACCTTCCAGATCGTGGGCCTGGTGAAATCGCCGGAGTTCATCTACACAACCGCGCCCGGGGAGTTGATACCGGACGATGCCCGCTTTGGCGTGATCTGGATGAGCCAATCGGCTCTGGCTGCGGCCTATGACATGGACGGCGCGTTCAACGAGGCGATCCTGTCGCTGTCGCGCAGCGCCAACGAAGCCGCCGTTCAGGACGCGGTGGACCGACTGCTCGACCCTTATGGCGGAACCGGCGCCTACCCGCTCGCCGACCAACTGTCGAACACCTTTCTGAACGAGGAGATCGCCGGGCTGCGCACCTCCGCCGCGGGGATCCCGCCCGTCTTTCTCGCGGTGGCGGCTTTCCTTCTCTACATCGTCACGTCCCGCATGGTGCAGTCCGAGCGCGAAGAGATCGGGCTGATGAAAGCCTTTGGCTATACCGACATGGAAGTGGGCGCCCAGTACCTCAAGCTGGTGCTGATCATCGCCCTGGGCGGCGCGGTGCTGGGCTCGGCCCTGGGGATCTATTGGGGGCGCGCGCTGATCAATCTCTACACGCAGTATTTCAAGTTTCCATTCCTCGTCTTCCGTCTGGATCCGCAATCCTTCGTCACCGGCGTCGGTGTCAGCGTGGCCGCCGCATCTGCCGGAGGGATTCTGGTGCTGCGCAGTGTCTTCGCCCTGACCCCTGCGGCGGCGATGCGACCCCCTGCCCCGCCCGATTTCAGCCGGCTGCGGGGGGTCGGCCAGATGCTCAGCCAATGGCTCGACCAACCCAGCCGGATGGTCCTGCGCCGCATGACGCGGCAGCCGATGCGCATGGCTGGCGCCGTGGTCGGGATCGCCAGCGGCATGGCGCTTAGTGTGGCGATGCTGACCATCTATGCAGGCTTTGACCGCACCTTCGATCAAACCTTCAACACGGTGGACCGCAGCGACATCATGGTCAGCTTTACCCACGCCGTGTCCGACAAGACGATCTTCGAATTGCAGCGCATGCCCGGCGTGCATCAGGTCGAGCCGATCCGGGTCGTGCCGGCGATCCTGAGCAACGGCCTTCTGGAACATCGCGGCGCGATCAACGGCATGCCCCGGCAGGCCGAACTGAACCGCGCGCTGGACCGGAATGTCGTGCCGATCGAGATGCGCGAGGACGGCATCGTTCTGTCGACCACACTGGCCAACAAGCTTCAAATCGGGCCAGGCGAGATCCTGACCGTGGATGTCCGCGAAGGCCGCCAGCCGCTTCTGGAACTGCCCGTTGCCGCCGTGGCCGACAGCCTGTTGGGCGCCCCGGCCTATATGGAGATCGAGGCGCTGAACCGCGCGCTGCGGGAACCCAACCGGGTCTCCGGCGCCTACCTGGCCATTGACGAGGCCGAGGCCCGCCCGATCTATGCCGCGCTCAAGGACATGCCGACGGTGGCGGGCGTCAGCCTAAAATCCGATGCCGAGGTGGCCTTTCAAAGGCTCACTGAATCGGGGGCCGGCGCGATCCGCTACGTGATGGGCACCATCGCATTCGTCATTACCTTCGGCATCGTCTACAACGCCGCCCGCATCGCCTTTGCCGAACGGGCCCGCGATCTAGCAAGCCTGCGGGTGATCGGCTTCACCAAGGGCGAAGCCGCCTTCGTCCTTCTGGGCGAACTGGCCATCGTTACCCTGATCGCGCTGCCTTTGGGCAGCGTGATGGGGTATTATCTGTCCTTTGTCGTCGCCGAGGGCTTCTCATCCGAGCTTTACAGCGTACCCGCCTTTTTCGATCCCGAAAGCTATGGCGTGGCCGCTCTTGTCGTGATCGGCGCAGCCGTCGCCTCCGGTCTGCTGGTCAAGCGTGACATCGACCGCACCGAACTTGTCCTTGCCCTGAAAACCAAAGAGTGA
- a CDS encoding ABC transporter ATP-binding protein has translation MPAFTTKGLTKVYGSGRSAVHALRGVDLEIPKGEIVVLLGPSGSGKSTLLNIIGGLDRATEGTAFFEDQNLTAMTDAQLTRYRRDHVGFVFQFYNLMPSLTAHENVELVTEIARHPMDPDEALSLVGLGPRADHFPAQLSGGEQQRVAIARAIAKQPEVLFCDEPTGALDSKTGRAVLSVLKDVNERLGSTILMVTHAASTADMADRVIHFADGAIREVVINETKKSPEDIAW, from the coding sequence TTGCCAGCATTCACAACGAAGGGGCTGACAAAGGTCTATGGCAGCGGTCGATCCGCAGTACATGCGCTGCGTGGGGTCGATCTTGAGATCCCAAAGGGCGAAATTGTCGTGCTGCTTGGGCCTTCGGGATCGGGTAAATCCACCTTGCTCAACATCATCGGAGGGTTGGATCGGGCCACCGAAGGCACGGCCTTCTTCGAAGATCAGAACCTGACAGCGATGACCGACGCGCAACTGACGCGATACCGGCGCGACCATGTCGGCTTTGTTTTTCAGTTCTACAACCTCATGCCCAGCCTGACCGCCCATGAAAACGTCGAGCTGGTCACAGAAATCGCGCGTCATCCGATGGACCCTGACGAAGCCCTGTCTCTCGTCGGTCTGGGTCCGAGAGCCGACCACTTCCCCGCCCAGCTTTCCGGAGGGGAACAACAGCGCGTCGCCATCGCCCGCGCAATCGCCAAGCAGCCCGAAGTGCTGTTTTGCGACGAACCCACGGGCGCTCTGGACAGCAAGACGGGCCGCGCTGTGCTGTCGGTCCTGAAGGATGTGAACGAAAGACTGGGCTCGACCATCCTGATGGTCACCCATGCCGCCAGCACTGCCGACATGGCCGACAGGGTGATCCATTTCGCCGATGGCGCGATCCGGGAGGTCGTGATCAACGAGACGAAAAAGAGCCCAGAGGATATCGCCTGGTGA
- a CDS encoding AMP-binding protein, with amino-acid sequence MAQTQTGAGGVQSIPALLHRNATQHAGSPAYREKEFGIWQTWSWAETEKEIEALALGLINLGVNEGDFIAIIGRNRPYLYWSMVAAQSVGAVPVPLYQDAVAEEMAYVLGHCGARFVIAGDQEQVDKVIEVQDELHQFEHMIYLDPRGLRKYDHARLHQFSHVQDQGRAAYDEFMPELQKRREKLDYDSTCVMLYTSGTTGKPKGVVLSNRNVIETAKSSSEFDHLKVDDEILAYLPMAWVGDFIFSIGQAYWSGFCVNCPESADTMMTDLREIGPTYYFAPPRVFETQLTNVMIRMEDAGRFKKWLFDRYMAVARRVGPAILDGKSVGFRDRLAYALGNLFVYGPLKNTLGFSRVRVGYTAGEAIGPEIFDFYRSLGINLKQLYGQTEATVFITAQPDGEVRSDTVGVPSPGVELRIAENGEVFYRSPGVFVEYYKNAESTAGTKDAEGWVATGDAGFIEEGSGHLRIIDRAKDVGKMADGSLFAPKYVENKLKFFPNILEAVVFGNGRSECTAFINIDLTAVGNWAERNNIAYASYQELAGHPQVMDTIQAHVEEVNRSVAEDEMLSGCQVYRFVVLHKELDADDGELTRTRKVRRRIIEEKFGDIITALYDGSSQVSTTTEVTYEDGRKGSISATLEIRNAAVNSVPQRMAAE; translated from the coding sequence TTGGCCCAGACGCAGACCGGCGCCGGTGGAGTGCAATCCATTCCGGCGCTCCTTCACCGTAATGCGACCCAACATGCCGGTTCACCGGCATATCGGGAAAAGGAATTCGGCATCTGGCAGACCTGGAGCTGGGCCGAGACCGAGAAAGAGATCGAGGCGCTGGCGCTGGGCCTGATCAATCTGGGTGTGAATGAGGGCGACTTCATCGCCATCATCGGGCGCAACCGTCCGTATCTCTATTGGTCGATGGTCGCCGCGCAATCGGTGGGTGCCGTCCCCGTGCCGCTTTATCAGGACGCGGTCGCCGAGGAGATGGCCTATGTGCTGGGCCATTGCGGTGCGCGGTTTGTCATCGCCGGTGATCAGGAGCAGGTGGACAAGGTGATCGAAGTGCAGGACGAGCTGCACCAGTTCGAACACATGATCTATCTCGACCCGCGCGGTTTGCGGAAATACGACCATGCCCGGCTGCACCAGTTTTCCCATGTGCAGGATCAGGGGCGCGCCGCCTATGATGAATTCATGCCGGAGCTGCAAAAGCGGCGGGAGAAGCTGGATTACGACAGCACCTGCGTGATGCTTTACACCTCGGGTACGACGGGCAAGCCCAAGGGTGTGGTCCTGTCGAACCGCAATGTGATCGAGACGGCGAAGTCATCCTCGGAATTCGACCATCTGAAAGTCGATGACGAGATCCTGGCCTATCTGCCGATGGCGTGGGTCGGTGATTTCATCTTTTCCATCGGTCAGGCCTACTGGAGCGGGTTCTGTGTGAATTGCCCGGAAAGCGCGGATACGATGATGACCGATCTGCGCGAGATCGGTCCGACGTATTATTTCGCGCCGCCGCGGGTTTTTGAGACGCAACTGACAAATGTGATGATCCGCATGGAAGATGCGGGACGGTTCAAGAAATGGCTCTTTGATCGCTACATGGCCGTCGCACGCCGTGTGGGGCCTGCCATCCTGGACGGTAAATCGGTGGGGTTCAGGGATCGTCTTGCCTATGCGCTGGGCAACCTCTTTGTCTACGGACCGCTGAAGAACACGCTGGGGTTCAGCCGCGTGCGCGTGGGGTATACCGCGGGCGAGGCGATCGGGCCTGAGATCTTCGATTTCTACCGATCGCTGGGGATCAACCTGAAACAGCTTTACGGGCAGACGGAGGCCACGGTCTTCATCACCGCGCAGCCGGATGGAGAGGTGCGGTCCGACACCGTGGGCGTGCCCTCCCCCGGGGTGGAGTTGCGCATCGCGGAGAACGGCGAGGTGTTCTACCGCTCACCGGGTGTCTTCGTGGAGTATTACAAGAACGCCGAAAGCACCGCAGGCACCAAGGATGCCGAGGGCTGGGTCGCCACGGGCGATGCGGGCTTTATCGAGGAGGGCTCGGGCCATTTGCGGATCATCGACCGGGCCAAGGATGTGGGCAAGATGGCCGATGGCAGCCTCTTTGCGCCGAAATATGTCGAGAACAAGTTGAAGTTCTTTCCCAACATTCTGGAGGCGGTGGTCTTCGGGAACGGGCGCAGCGAATGCACGGCGTTCATCAATATTGACCTGACGGCGGTGGGCAACTGGGCGGAGCGGAACAATATCGCTTACGCCTCTTACCAGGAGCTGGCGGGGCATCCGCAGGTGATGGACACGATCCAGGCCCACGTGGAGGAGGTGAACCGCTCGGTCGCGGAAGACGAGATGCTCTCGGGCTGCCAGGTGTATCGCTTTGTGGTGCTGCACAAGGAGCTGGATGCGGATGACGGGGAGCTGACACGCACGCGGAAGGTGCGCCGCCGGATCATTGAGGAAAAGTTCGGAGATATCATCACGGCACTTTATGACGGGTCGTCGCAGGTGAGTACGACGACGGAAGTGACCTATGAAGACGGGCGCAAGGGGTCGATCAGTGCGACGCTGGAGATCCGGAATGCGGCGGTCAATTCGGTGCCGCAGAGGATGGCAGCGGAATGA